In Amycolatopsis jiangsuensis, the following proteins share a genomic window:
- a CDS encoding glycoside hydrolase family 172 protein has translation MGVVVVPAGAQDAQAPGAASVGPIGWDVYRSLDAMARLRPGAQTKQFSSFDRTGGNEDGFNGVYSCLRITAAGCVIAEKTGAGEIESMWFTRDYGAMVDNGRLKVELDGRTVLNRSLQDIVDGRLGAPFVWPLVGNGADTSGGSVIKVPMPYRHSMRVTVQHNPLFYHVTYREFPGSAGVATFDPADRALDVVDRLRGFGVRDPKPSARRAETLSRTADVSDGASVRFAALRGPAAISRLRITLPQLVSEPRVRDDGRAFGPGGHSSFRIAIDPDNTGVRITRRSDPSIGHQIADVTVDGKPAGRWTTGNPLPHGTWTDQVLELPASLTAGRSHLRIGTAFVSSDVDVNEFRYDVHSLVEGQWLRTDVLDLGPDHPGEENAHDYRLSLQTWNGHQIYRYQRDPAELAASQAVLSGTRLAITFDGKTTVDSPLGEFFGSGLGLFDSRTMLSSIDVGGGVLTAWWPMPYRRSATVELRNASGHPITGARVEVTSAPDPRATAGLRPGGELGYFSATSHQGPTRAGVDWPILTTAGRGVFYGETQTMTGRIPSGNQRNYLEGDERVYVDGIASPQWHGTGTEDFFESGWYFRDGTNFAMPLTGNPAYKVDGDGCRYDCTGAIRVLAGDAVPFSSALTFAIEHGPADDAPADYSTTAYWYGQPDQVMRQTDLIDTGDDTSRVTHAYTASGETRETLTSTFEGTQIEGPVSRVGTASTGSVHFTMTLDPHNVGARLLRTGDQNVGYQQATVLVDGKQVGTWTQPLQNSTHRWLEDSFAVPASVASGQSTIDIRIVPAGGAPAWSAAQYRLEVLS, from the coding sequence ATGGGCGTCGTCGTGGTGCCGGCCGGGGCGCAGGACGCTCAAGCGCCCGGGGCGGCCTCGGTCGGGCCGATCGGCTGGGACGTCTACCGTTCGCTCGACGCCATGGCCCGGTTGCGGCCGGGTGCCCAGACGAAGCAGTTCTCCAGTTTCGATCGCACCGGCGGCAACGAAGACGGCTTCAACGGCGTGTACAGCTGCTTGCGGATCACCGCGGCGGGCTGCGTGATCGCCGAGAAGACCGGCGCCGGCGAGATCGAAAGCATGTGGTTCACCCGCGACTACGGCGCCATGGTGGACAACGGCCGGCTCAAGGTCGAACTCGACGGCCGCACTGTGCTGAACCGTTCCTTGCAGGACATTGTGGACGGACGGCTCGGCGCGCCCTTCGTGTGGCCGCTGGTGGGCAACGGAGCCGACACCTCCGGCGGTTCGGTGATCAAGGTTCCCATGCCGTACCGGCATTCGATGCGGGTCACGGTCCAGCACAACCCGCTCTTCTACCACGTCACCTACCGCGAGTTCCCCGGCTCGGCGGGAGTCGCGACCTTCGACCCGGCCGATCGTGCGCTCGACGTCGTGGACCGCCTGCGTGGATTCGGGGTCCGGGACCCCAAACCGTCCGCACGCCGGGCGGAAACGCTTTCGCGTACCGCGGACGTCTCCGACGGCGCTTCCGTGCGGTTCGCCGCGCTGCGCGGCCCCGCCGCGATCAGCCGGCTGCGGATCACGCTGCCCCAGCTCGTTTCCGAACCCCGCGTCCGCGACGACGGCCGTGCGTTCGGGCCAGGCGGGCACAGTTCATTCCGGATCGCTATCGATCCGGACAACACCGGCGTCCGGATCACCCGGCGGTCGGACCCCTCGATCGGGCACCAGATCGCGGACGTCACGGTGGACGGCAAGCCGGCCGGCCGGTGGACGACCGGGAACCCGCTGCCGCACGGCACCTGGACCGACCAGGTGCTCGAACTCCCGGCGAGCCTGACCGCGGGCCGCTCGCACCTGCGGATCGGCACCGCGTTCGTCTCGTCCGATGTGGACGTCAACGAATTCCGCTACGACGTGCATTCGCTGGTCGAAGGCCAGTGGCTGCGCACCGATGTGCTCGACCTCGGCCCGGATCACCCCGGGGAGGAGAACGCACACGACTACCGGCTGAGCCTGCAGACCTGGAACGGTCACCAGATCTACCGCTACCAGCGCGATCCGGCGGAACTCGCGGCGTCCCAGGCGGTGCTGAGCGGGACCAGGCTGGCGATCACCTTCGACGGCAAGACCACAGTGGACTCGCCGCTGGGAGAGTTCTTCGGGTCCGGGCTCGGCTTGTTCGACAGCAGGACGATGCTGTCCTCGATCGACGTCGGTGGCGGCGTGCTCACCGCGTGGTGGCCGATGCCCTACCGCCGGAGCGCGACCGTCGAGCTGCGCAACGCGAGCGGCCACCCGATCACCGGAGCGCGTGTCGAAGTCACTTCGGCGCCGGATCCGCGGGCCACCGCAGGTCTGCGTCCTGGCGGCGAACTCGGCTACTTCTCCGCGACCAGCCACCAGGGACCCACCCGTGCCGGGGTGGACTGGCCGATTCTGACGACCGCCGGACGGGGCGTGTTCTACGGCGAGACCCAGACCATGACCGGACGCATTCCCTCGGGCAACCAGCGAAATTACCTCGAGGGCGATGAGCGCGTCTACGTGGACGGGATCGCGAGCCCGCAGTGGCACGGAACCGGAACGGAGGACTTCTTCGAATCCGGCTGGTACTTCCGCGACGGTACGAACTTCGCGATGCCGCTGACCGGCAACCCGGCGTACAAAGTGGATGGTGACGGCTGCCGATACGACTGCACCGGCGCGATCCGCGTACTGGCCGGCGACGCGGTGCCGTTCTCGTCGGCGCTGACCTTCGCCATCGAACACGGCCCGGCCGATGACGCGCCCGCCGACTACAGCACCACCGCCTACTGGTACGGGCAGCCGGACCAGGTGATGCGGCAGACCGACTTGATCGACACCGGCGACGACACCAGCCGCGTCACGCACGCCTACACCGCCTCGGGCGAGACACGGGAAACCTTGACCTCAACCTTCGAGGGCACGCAGATCGAAGGCCCAGTCAGCCGGGTGGGCACAGCTTCGACCGGCTCGGTGCACTTCACGATGACGCTGGATCCACACAACGTGGGCGCCCGGCTGCTGCGGACCGGCGACCAGAACGTGGGCTACCAGCAGGCCACGGTTCTCGTTGACGGCAAACAGGTCGGTACCTGGACCCAGCCTTTGCAGAACAGCACACACCGCTGGCTCGAAGACAGCTTCGCAGTGCCTGCGTCTGTCGCCAGTGGACAGTCCACGATAGACATCCGGATCGTTCCCGCGGGCGGAGCGCCGGCGTGGTCGGCGGCGCAGTACCGGCTGGAGGTGCTGTCGTGA
- the rox gene encoding rifampin monooxygenase — MFDVVVAGAGPTGVLLAAELRLHGVRVVVLDRESEPTKIVRGLGLHARSLEVVDQRGLLDRFLALGKLYPVGGFAGIRKPAPENLDTTYPYLFGMPQTIVERLLTEHAERLGPRIRRGCELVGLEQDDQGVTVELADGTSLRARYLVGCDGGRSTVRKLLGIAFPGEPAKREWLLGEVKMTASPDELAAVTAKVRETDHTFGGMQLENGYFRYLVRAGKVAENPAAPVELAELQQQSRVIAGTDFGMHSPRWLSRFGDATRLAERYREGRGLLAGDSAHVHPPIGGQGLNLGMQDAFNLGWKLAAAVHGWAPAGLLDSYQSERRPVGASVLDNTRAQAELLSPEPGPQAVRRLLAELMEFEQVHRHLVEKVMGTAIRYDFGEGHPLLGKRLRDVRLTQGRLYERMHRGRGLLLDQTGHLSVTGWADRVDHVADVSEELDVPAVLLRPDGHVAWTGEAQEDLARVLPTWFGTPREEPVHR; from the coding sequence ATGTTTGACGTCGTCGTGGCCGGGGCCGGGCCGACCGGGGTGCTGCTCGCCGCCGAGTTGCGATTGCACGGTGTGCGGGTGGTCGTGCTGGACAGGGAGTCCGAGCCGACGAAAATCGTGCGCGGGCTCGGGTTGCACGCGCGCAGCCTGGAGGTGGTGGATCAGCGTGGGCTGCTGGATCGGTTCCTCGCGCTCGGCAAGCTGTATCCGGTCGGCGGGTTCGCGGGCATTCGCAAACCGGCACCGGAAAACCTGGACACCACTTATCCGTATCTTTTCGGAATGCCGCAGACCATCGTGGAGCGGCTGCTGACCGAGCACGCCGAGCGGCTCGGCCCCCGGATCCGGCGTGGCTGTGAGCTGGTCGGGCTGGAGCAGGACGATCAGGGAGTGACCGTCGAGCTCGCCGACGGCACGTCGCTGCGGGCGCGGTACCTTGTCGGCTGCGACGGCGGGCGGAGCACGGTGCGCAAACTGCTCGGCATCGCCTTTCCCGGCGAACCGGCGAAACGTGAATGGTTGCTGGGCGAGGTGAAGATGACCGCGTCGCCGGACGAACTGGCCGCGGTGACGGCCAAGGTCCGGGAAACCGACCACACCTTCGGCGGGATGCAACTCGAAAACGGCTACTTCCGTTACCTGGTGCGCGCCGGAAAAGTCGCCGAGAATCCCGCCGCCCCGGTCGAGTTGGCAGAATTGCAGCAGCAGTCACGCGTCATCGCCGGCACCGATTTCGGCATGCATTCCCCGCGGTGGCTTTCCCGGTTCGGCGACGCGACCCGGCTGGCCGAGCGATACCGCGAGGGCCGCGGCCTGCTGGCCGGCGATTCGGCGCACGTCCACCCGCCGATCGGTGGACAGGGGCTGAACCTCGGGATGCAGGACGCGTTCAACCTCGGCTGGAAACTGGCCGCCGCGGTGCACGGCTGGGCCCCGGCGGGACTGCTCGACAGCTACCAGTCCGAACGCCGCCCGGTGGGCGCGAGCGTGCTCGACAACACCCGCGCCCAGGCCGAACTGCTGTCACCGGAGCCGGGGCCACAGGCCGTCCGCAGGCTGCTCGCCGAGCTGATGGAGTTCGAGCAGGTGCACCGCCACCTGGTCGAAAAGGTCATGGGTACCGCCATCCGCTACGACTTCGGCGAGGGACATCCCTTGCTGGGCAAGCGTCTGCGGGACGTGCGGCTCACACAGGGCCGTCTCTACGAGCGCATGCACCGGGGCAGGGGCCTGCTGCTGGACCAGACGGGCCACCTCTCGGTGACCGGCTGGGCGGACCGGGTCGACCACGTGGCCGACGTGAGTGAGGAACTGGACGTTCCCGCGGTGCTGCTCCGCCCGGACGGACATGTGGCGTGGACCGGCGAAGCCCAGGAGGACCTGGCCCGCGTGCTGCCCACCTGGTTCGGCACCCCGCGCGAAGAGCCCGTGCACCGGTGA
- a CDS encoding SDR family oxidoreductase, protein MEITGTTALVTGANRGIGKAFVEELLERGAAKVYATARDVAGITAGPRIVPLRLDITDQESVTAVARAATDVALLVNNAGIGTRATIFGPEDGLRRELDTNFFGPVRVTREFAPILAANGGGAVVTMLSVMSWLANPMAAGYSVAKAAAWAATNAQRLELAGQGTLVTAVHVGAVDTAMMADFDVPKTHPNALAAQALEAVEAGEPEVLGDAPTRQVKAALAGDLRKLYPELG, encoded by the coding sequence ATGGAGATCACGGGCACCACCGCATTGGTCACCGGCGCGAACCGGGGCATCGGCAAGGCTTTCGTCGAGGAGCTGCTGGAGCGCGGCGCGGCGAAGGTCTACGCCACCGCGCGGGACGTCGCCGGCATCACCGCCGGCCCGCGGATCGTCCCGCTCCGGCTCGACATCACCGACCAGGAGTCGGTGACCGCCGTCGCCCGCGCGGCCACCGACGTCGCCCTGCTCGTGAACAACGCGGGTATCGGCACCCGCGCCACCATCTTCGGCCCGGAGGACGGGCTGCGCCGCGAACTGGACACCAACTTCTTCGGCCCGGTCCGCGTGACGAGGGAGTTCGCCCCGATCCTCGCGGCCAACGGCGGTGGCGCGGTGGTCACCATGCTGTCGGTGATGTCCTGGCTCGCGAACCCGATGGCCGCGGGCTACTCCGTCGCCAAAGCCGCCGCGTGGGCGGCGACCAACGCCCAGCGCCTGGAGCTGGCGGGACAGGGAACCCTGGTGACCGCGGTGCACGTGGGCGCGGTCGACACCGCGATGATGGCCGACTTCGACGTCCCGAAAACCCACCCGAACGCTCTGGCCGCACAGGCTCTGGAGGCTGTCGAGGCCGGTGAACCGGAAGTACTCGGCGACGCACCCACCCGCCAGGTCAAGGCCGCCCTCGCCGGCGACCTGCGGAAGCTGTACCCCGAGCTCGGCTGA